Genomic DNA from Candidatus Bathyarchaeota archaeon:
TTCATCAATATTTTTTACTTTAATCAAATGCTCCGAGTTGCCAACATAATATTTAACAGGAATTTGCTCCTCTTCAGCATCAGAGTATCTAGCTGTTAATTGAGCCGCCAGAATTATTGCGCTATTATTTTTTATTCCTTGTAATATGGTTATTGGGCTACCAACATCATATGCTTCAAAATAATAATCGCTTTTGTTTTTTAATTTTAACAAATTCTTATTTTCTTTTTCATCTCTGCCTACAATGATTTTATTTTTTCTATATCTAAAGTGTCTGCCAATTCTGAGCAATTGAATGTCATTTAACTTTATTCTACTTTTATTTTGAATTAAATCCTCTATTTTAATAGCGTATTCTTTGTAGGTAAGTAAACAGCCACCTGCTGGTGTTGGATAATCAGTTATGCCATATTTTTTAGCTAGCATTATTTGCATTTTTCTAGATCTGCCCTTAATATCGAATAATTGATCCCTATTCACCCATCCATTATTCTCAGCTTCTGTCTCGGGTAACTGCTTAGCTGATAACGGTCTGACAATTTTACCTTCAAGCCCCGTTTCCTTTTCGATAATTTTTAGAGCCTTGATATTCTGAGACATCGGTCTTTCTCCTAGAACTTCGCCTGTGAAAAGAAATTTTGCTCCAATTTTTTTTGCATATAATTTTGCTTTCTTTATTATGTGGATCTTGCAATCAATACAAGGATTCATCCCGGAGCCGAAACCATATTTTGGATTTCTGAGGATTTTAATATATTCAAGACCTATATCGAAGGTTTTAATTGGTGTTTTTAAGGCTCTTGCAGCTTTGATAACTTGATTATTTTTATCAGAATTAAGTTGATGGAAAGGTAATGTAAAATTTAAAGCTACAACATCAATTCCTTGATTTAGTATGGTCTTTACAGCAAGAATGCTATCCAACCCGCCCGAAAATAGGCCTACAGCTTTCAAATAGATTACCTCATCCTTAGTAATTTGATGATATAATTTTAGCCGTGTCAACAACTGAGAAATCAGTTGTTTGGATTACAATTATTTTTTATAATTCCAAATCTAAATTTTCAATTAATTACCTAACTTATAAAAGTTATAAAAAATAGAAAAATTATAGAAATATTAATCACTCTGCAAATTTTCTTCCTTAATAAAGAGGTTCGCATCTATGAGCTCTGATGAATTAAAAATAATTGAGACTAAAAAGATTCCCAATATTAAAAATTGCATTATTGGCATGCCTGATACTGGTCTAACTGGTATGATAGGTGTAACTCATTTAATTAGCTCGTTGTCATTAGATGAGATCGGATATATCGATTCCAATCTTCTTCCTCCAGTTATGGTGGTACACAAAGGAATCCCCAAACAGCCAATAAGACTTTTTGGAAATAAAGATTTAGCTGCGATCACATCAGAAACTCCACTAAATATAACTAGTATGTATCCATTAGTAAAAAGTGTTGTAAATTGGGTCAAGTCTAAAGGTGTAGATTTACTGATTTCGATAAGCGGAGTTGCAGTTCAAAATAGAGTGGAAATAAAAAATCCATTAGTTTATGGAGTTGCTACATTTGATAGTGCTAAAAAATTGCTAGATAAAGCAGAAATTAAGTTGTTAGAAGAAGGCTTCATGGTTGGGACTCATGCGCTTATTCTAAAAGAATGTATTGCTAAAAAGGTAAATAATTTAACTTTATTAGCTCAGTCCCATCCTCAATATCCTGACCCTGGTGCGGCGGCTGCAACCGTAAATTCAATTAACAAATTATTAGATCTAAATGTGGATGTAAATAAATTACTAGAACAAGCAGAAGATATAAGACTAAAGACAAGGGAACTAATGCAAAGAACAGCTAAATCATTAAAAGGAATGGAAAAGGTTCAGGAACAGGAATTGCCAGTCATGTACGGTTAATTGGGGGCAGAACATATTTGCGAAAGAAAAGATTAATTGATATCATTCAATCCTCCATAGAAAATCTTGAAGAAGAAATCGATCAAGCTATTGAGGAGGTTTTTGAGTGGCGTCCAATGTGGGATGTGCAAAAAGGAACTTTAGAACCATTAGCAAATATATCAGAAGAGAATAATAAAATAATAGTGTCATTTGACCTCCCTTATGTCAGAAAAGAAAATATAGAATTGAATGTAAGTGAGGATTCTCTGGAAGTCGAGGCTGAACTCAATAGATGTATAAGATATGAGCGCTGGGGAACAATACAAAGAGAGTGTGATTTCAAGTCTTTTCATAAATTTGTTAAATTGCCAGAAAAAATAGTTCCTGAGAAAGCTAAAGCTAGTTTTAAAGACGGTCTACTTACCGTTGAGTTACAGAAAAAGGAAGCAAAAAAAAGACTAAAAATTGATTAATTCGTTCTGCAAGTCCACCTTAATTAAGTGGGCCGGCCCGGATTTGAACCGGGGACCTTGCATCGCTTGAATTTGAGCGAATCTGCGTCTCCTGATGTGTCTTTATTGTCAGGCAGATATCCTAACCAGGCTAGACGACCGGCCCATAAAAAGTTACATATGTATTTTTAGGCTGAATTAGAAAACTATACGATACGAGTTTTATTTGTCTTTTTATTTTGCCATGAATATTTTCTTATTTTGGAGGATACCCCGTATCCACATGCAGCGCATCTTCTCTCATGAATGCTATAAGAGTGGCGTCCACACCTTTTGTGCTCGACTATAGGTATCCCGTAGCCGATCTACACATTATATGTGATTTCGAACGCCCTTTCTTACCAAATGAGGGCGTACCTTTTCCCATATTTTCATCACCCTGTATACTCTATTTTAAGATTATCCGACTATATTCCATCCATATATTTGATTATAATTTTTAATGGCTCGGTGGTGGACTTAAAAGAACTATATTGTCCCCTCTGACTATTAACGTACCTAGCTTCTTAGTATTATCTGCTACAGTCACATCTTCAGCATCCTCTAGTACCAGATTCATATGCTGATCGAAACTACAAAGTTTTCCTCGAACTGTTTTTCCTCCTTTAAGTTGAACTAGAACTATCTTATCTACGCTCTCCTTGAATATTTTTTGCGTAATATCTGACATCTCTAAACCTCATTAAATATTCCTAAACACACATCTTAAGGAAACTACAAATCATTTAAATTTTTAGAATTTTTCAATAAATAAGCATATGCGCAAATATAGCCTTAAAAATAAAGATGTTAGGAAGCTCATTAAAGATTTTATTGAATTTTACAAAGTTGAAGACCCAAGCGAATATTTCGCAAAATCAAGAAATAAAGTAGATTGTATAGATATTGATGAAAGTAGAATATATTTCATTGATGAAAGTCCGTATTTATTAAGAACTGAAAAAGGCCTATTCCCAACACTTATATTTGAAGAGTTCTTGGCTAAGCTACCTCATGTTATTGTAGACATTGGTGCAATTAGTCATATATGTAATGGGGCCGATATCATGGCTCCTGGTATTCGAGAAATTAATGGAGATTTTAAGCAAAGTTCTACAATTGTTGTTAAAGAAGAAAAATATAATAAAAGCATAGCACTGGGTCTATCGATATATGATATGCAGGAACTTAAATCCATAAAGAAAGGTAGAGTGATAGAGAACATACATTATGTCGGAGACATATTTTGGGAAATAATAATCAAAAATAAAGCTAAAAGTTAATCATTTAAGCCTGATTGTTTCAAGATTTTCAGGAGCTATTGCTTTCAATCTTAGTGTATTTGAGATATTTGACGCTAAAGAGTCACATTTTTTCCGTTCGCCATGATCAATTATAATTCGAGATGGTTTCGGATTCACCCTCCTTATAAAATCCAATATTTGATTTCTATCAGAGTGCCCTGAAAAACCTTCTACGGGTTCTATCCTCATTTTAACTTTTACAGCCTCTACTCTTCCTTTTTCGTTGACCATGGAAACTTCTTTCAATCCGTTTCTTATCCTACTACCTAAAGTACCTTCGATCTGATAGCTCACGAATATCATGGTATTTTTTTCATCGTTAGCCAATCGTTTTAAATATTCTAATGAAGGCCCTCCTTCTAACATGCCCGATGTTGCTAGTATTATCGATGGAGGACCCGATATT
This window encodes:
- a CDS encoding PAC2 family protein: MSSDELKIIETKKIPNIKNCIIGMPDTGLTGMIGVTHLISSLSLDEIGYIDSNLLPPVMVVHKGIPKQPIRLFGNKDLAAITSETPLNITSMYPLVKSVVNWVKSKGVDLLISISGVAVQNRVEIKNPLVYGVATFDSAKKLLDKAEIKLLEEGFMVGTHALILKECIAKKVNNLTLLAQSHPQYPDPGAAAATVNSINKLLDLNVDVNKLLEQAEDIRLKTRELMQRTAKSLKGMEKVQEQELPVMYG
- a CDS encoding LSm family protein; amino-acid sequence: MSDITQKIFKESVDKIVLVQLKGGKTVRGKLCSFDQHMNLVLEDAEDVTVADNTKKLGTLIVRGDNIVLLSPPPSH
- a CDS encoding Hsp20/alpha crystallin family protein, with translation MRKKRLIDIIQSSIENLEEEIDQAIEEVFEWRPMWDVQKGTLEPLANISEENNKIIVSFDLPYVRKENIELNVSEDSLEVEAELNRCIRYERWGTIQRECDFKSFHKFVKLPEKIVPEKAKASFKDGLLTVELQKKEAKKRLKID